A window of the Desulfobacula toluolica Tol2 genome harbors these coding sequences:
- a CDS encoding LPS-assembly protein LptD produces MFCWSRQKYPLLFVMVSFFYIFISSNGFATTTASPQNLKDIPWHIAARTVTFDNKKNLYIAQDNVVITGGKTRLEADYVEFSNKTKDAFAKGNVILISGEDSISCNEMNINLSTQTGTVDKGTIYIQKNNFYVHGENIKKTGKFSYSAQKGSITSCSGDSPDWKITAKNIKVTVEGYGVADHTVLWAKKMPAAYSPFLIFPVHTKRQTGLLAPRITSSDRKGFEFEQPLFIDISRNTDATLYADYMADRGTKLATEYRYILDNKTRGAVFFDVLEDKKTDDGTEQTQNYSFSGTPQRTNSDRFWLRMKHNQDLPNGVTAKLDIDVVSDEDYLHEFKDGFTGYTETRDYFENQFGRSIDEYTDSIRKNRLNLNKTWSTYALNMDALWYDNINARRQDTADTTLQTLPGIRFDASKQQISASKLYYSLDTELRSFYRQDTTATLVSGQRADFYPKFYIPLRLGRFLHFEPSLGLRQTIWHTNEFTDINGNSDNLRTRQLYDVGAKLSTKLIKLFDLNMKCAEKLKHELIPKLEYAFTPDINQDDLPAFDSLDNIEEQHLITWSLTNNFISRKSHITPKGKQISTYRDIAYIKLSQSYDINKEKDNELRPFSDITMDAELSPNDFIRLDMDLSWSPYDNHFNGFNIGNTLSDNRGDRLTTEYRYSRTLSESLYSKINIALTQEITAYYSIEKNLKEDRDVEKQAGLSLKKSCWTFNLYFSDSQDEQSISFLINLHGIGEFGAT; encoded by the coding sequence ATGTTCTGTTGGTCAAGGCAAAAGTATCCATTACTTTTTGTAATGGTTTCTTTTTTTTATATTTTTATTTCAAGCAATGGATTTGCCACAACAACTGCCTCACCTCAAAATCTCAAGGATATCCCCTGGCATATCGCCGCACGCACAGTGACTTTTGATAACAAAAAAAACCTTTATATCGCCCAGGACAATGTGGTGATAACCGGAGGCAAAACCCGGCTTGAAGCCGACTATGTTGAATTTTCAAACAAAACAAAAGATGCTTTTGCCAAAGGCAATGTTATTTTAATATCCGGCGAAGATTCCATATCCTGCAATGAAATGAATATCAATCTTTCAACCCAGACAGGCACTGTAGACAAAGGCACCATTTATATTCAAAAAAATAATTTTTATGTGCATGGCGAAAATATCAAAAAAACCGGGAAATTTTCTTATAGTGCGCAAAAAGGCTCCATCACATCCTGTTCCGGAGACTCACCTGACTGGAAAATCACGGCAAAAAACATCAAGGTTACGGTCGAAGGTTACGGCGTTGCCGATCATACGGTACTCTGGGCAAAAAAAATGCCGGCAGCCTACAGCCCTTTTCTGATTTTTCCGGTTCATACCAAACGGCAAACAGGCCTTTTAGCACCGAGAATCACTTCATCCGACAGAAAAGGCTTTGAATTTGAACAGCCTCTGTTTATAGACATATCAAGAAATACAGACGCGACCCTTTATGCGGATTACATGGCAGATCGGGGAACAAAATTAGCCACGGAATACAGATATATCCTGGATAACAAGACCAGGGGAGCCGTATTCTTTGACGTGCTTGAAGACAAAAAAACAGATGATGGAACAGAGCAGACACAAAATTATAGTTTTTCCGGGACTCCCCAAAGAACCAACAGCGACCGGTTCTGGTTAAGAATGAAACACAACCAGGATCTTCCCAATGGAGTTACCGCCAAACTGGATATTGATGTGGTCAGTGATGAAGATTACCTTCATGAATTCAAGGACGGGTTTACCGGATACACTGAAACCAGGGACTATTTTGAAAACCAATTCGGTCGCAGCATAGATGAATATACTGATTCTATAAGGAAAAACCGGCTGAATCTCAACAAAACATGGTCTACATATGCCTTAAATATGGATGCCCTGTGGTATGACAATATTAATGCCAGGCGTCAGGATACGGCCGACACGACATTGCAGACACTTCCGGGCATCCGGTTTGATGCTTCAAAGCAGCAGATCAGTGCTTCAAAATTATATTATTCTCTTGATACCGAGCTTCGTTCCTTTTACAGGCAGGATACAACCGCAACTCTTGTAAGCGGGCAAAGAGCAGATTTTTATCCTAAATTTTATATTCCTTTGAGACTTGGCAGGTTTTTGCACTTTGAGCCATCACTAGGCTTGCGGCAAACCATATGGCACACAAACGAGTTTACGGATATTAACGGCAACTCAGACAATCTTAGAACCAGACAATTGTATGATGTCGGCGCAAAACTGTCCACAAAACTGATCAAGCTTTTTGATCTGAATATGAAATGCGCTGAAAAGCTCAAACATGAACTCATCCCTAAGCTTGAATACGCGTTTACCCCGGATATTAATCAAGATGACCTGCCGGCCTTTGACTCTCTGGACAATATCGAGGAACAACACCTGATCACCTGGTCTTTGACCAATAATTTTATTTCCAGAAAATCCCATATCACACCAAAAGGAAAACAGATATCAACCTACCGTGACATTGCCTATATCAAATTGTCCCAAAGTTATGATATCAACAAAGAAAAGGACAACGAATTAAGGCCGTTTTCAGATATCACAATGGATGCGGAGCTTTCCCCAAACGATTTTATCCGTCTTGACATGGATCTTTCCTGGTCTCCCTATGACAACCATTTTAACGGTTTTAACATCGGGAACACTCTCTCAGACAACAGAGGAGACCGGTTAACAACAGAATACCGTTATTCCAGAACTCTTTCGGAATCACTGTATTCAAAAATAAATATCGCCCTCACCCAAGAAATAACCGCATATTATTCCATTGAAAAGAACCTGAAAGAAGATAGGGATGTGGAAAAACAGGCAGGACTATCCCTGAAAAAGTCCTGCTGGACATTCAATCTTTATTTTTCGGATTCACAGGACGAACAAAGTATCAGCTTTCTGATAAATCTTCACGGTATAGGAGAGTTTGGAGCAACATGA
- a CDS encoding cysteine synthase, producing MAVSIIDSIGNTPIVEITHMNPEKGVRIFAKLEYMNPGGSIKDRAALYMINEAEKSGELTPDKIVIEATSGNTGIGLAMICAVKGYKIALTMAENASAERISILRARGAQIILTPKHLGSDGAIEEAYRLARENPDKYFLTDQYNNEANWKAHYYTTGPEIIEQTGGKVSCVVATIGTSGTLMGLSRSLKEFNKDIQIVCAEPYLGHKIQGLKNMKESYTPEIMDKTRLDKKINIDDDTAFETARNLAVKEGLFVGMSSGAAMAVAIEEARNIKKGVIVVIFPDSGERYLSTTLFCVEKHIALSLFNTLSKSKVVFEPLEKEKISIYTCGPTVHERLNIGQLRRYAFTDLLIRYIEYHKIAVNHVVNITDYDDKTIQGSQKAGMTLPEFTQTYIDFFKQDLSKLNIRSADAYPKVSDHFDEMVDLAKQLHSKQHAYEKLHSLYFDIASLPEYGDFSSTDLDKIKIGATVDLDEYEKQNPKDFTLLKRVRLSELKRGVGIKTQWGNVRPSLHLQCAAIAMKFLGESFDIQTGSRELVFPHHENEVAIARSAKGASLARYWLHCDPVHYDGSLGAPKIETMTLDELENQGWALKTIRFWLISNHYRKTLVLSKKSLTQAGYTLDKINRCLATLSAIEQGNHYEEIDQLIYNIKSSFLESMEDDLKISGVVFSLLANVKTINRLINENSIDPDSAQKLLHCFKEIDSVLQIFNFDKKTKYSNAIQDLLRKRDCAREQNDWELADKIREQLTALGISIHDKKVEP from the coding sequence ATGGCAGTTTCAATTATTGATTCTATTGGCAACACCCCTATTGTTGAAATAACACATATGAATCCTGAAAAAGGGGTGAGAATTTTTGCCAAACTTGAATATATGAATCCCGGCGGTTCAATCAAGGATCGGGCAGCCCTCTATATGATCAACGAGGCGGAAAAATCCGGTGAATTAACCCCTGATAAAATCGTTATCGAAGCAACCAGCGGGAACACGGGTATCGGACTGGCCATGATCTGTGCCGTCAAAGGATATAAAATTGCGCTCACCATGGCTGAAAATGCCAGTGCTGAGCGGATAAGTATTTTGCGCGCAAGGGGGGCACAGATTATTTTAACCCCCAAGCATCTCGGGTCTGATGGTGCAATTGAAGAAGCCTACAGGCTTGCCCGTGAGAATCCGGACAAGTATTTTTTGACCGACCAATATAATAATGAAGCCAACTGGAAAGCCCATTATTATACCACGGGGCCTGAAATTATTGAACAGACCGGTGGCAAGGTTTCTTGTGTGGTTGCCACCATCGGGACCAGCGGAACCCTGATGGGTCTTTCCAGGAGCTTGAAAGAGTTTAACAAGGATATCCAGATCGTATGTGCTGAGCCGTATTTAGGGCATAAGATTCAGGGACTCAAAAATATGAAGGAGTCTTACACTCCTGAGATCATGGACAAAACCCGCCTGGATAAAAAAATTAATATTGATGATGATACTGCGTTTGAGACAGCCCGAAATCTTGCTGTAAAAGAAGGGCTTTTTGTCGGAATGAGCAGTGGTGCTGCCATGGCGGTTGCCATTGAAGAAGCGCGAAATATTAAAAAAGGCGTTATTGTGGTGATCTTCCCGGACAGTGGTGAGCGGTATCTGTCCACCACTCTTTTTTGTGTGGAAAAACATATTGCCCTGTCACTTTTTAATACGCTGTCAAAATCCAAGGTGGTATTTGAACCGCTTGAAAAAGAAAAAATTTCCATATACACCTGCGGTCCCACTGTTCATGAAAGGCTCAATATCGGTCAGCTCAGGCGGTATGCTTTTACGGATTTGCTCATAAGATACATTGAATACCATAAAATTGCCGTCAACCATGTGGTTAATATCACGGATTATGACGATAAGACGATTCAAGGTTCCCAAAAAGCCGGGATGACCCTTCCCGAGTTTACGCAGACCTATATTGATTTTTTCAAGCAAGATCTTTCAAAATTGAATATCCGTTCGGCTGATGCCTATCCTAAAGTATCAGACCATTTTGATGAAATGGTTGATCTGGCAAAACAATTGCATTCAAAACAGCATGCCTATGAAAAATTGCATTCCCTGTATTTTGATATTGCCAGTCTGCCGGAGTATGGTGATTTTTCAAGTACTGATCTGGATAAGATAAAAATCGGTGCAACAGTTGATCTTGACGAGTATGAAAAACAAAACCCAAAAGATTTTACATTGTTAAAAAGGGTTCGTCTTTCAGAACTCAAAAGAGGTGTGGGGATCAAGACCCAATGGGGCAATGTTAGACCTTCTTTGCATTTGCAATGTGCGGCCATTGCCATGAAGTTTTTAGGAGAGTCGTTTGATATCCAAACCGGCAGCCGGGAACTTGTTTTTCCTCATCATGAAAATGAAGTCGCCATTGCAAGGTCTGCAAAGGGGGCAAGTCTTGCCCGGTACTGGCTGCATTGTGATCCTGTTCATTATGACGGGTCTTTGGGTGCGCCAAAAATAGAAACAATGACACTTGATGAGCTTGAAAATCAGGGGTGGGCCCTTAAAACCATTCGGTTCTGGCTGATTTCCAATCATTACAGGAAAACCCTGGTATTATCAAAAAAATCCTTGACTCAGGCAGGATATACCTTGGATAAAATTAACCGATGCCTTGCTACCTTGAGTGCCATTGAGCAGGGAAATCATTATGAAGAGATTGATCAATTAATATACAATATAAAATCATCGTTTCTTGAATCCATGGAGGATGATTTAAAAATATCCGGTGTTGTTTTTTCATTGCTGGCAAATGTAAAAACCATTAACCGCTTGATCAATGAGAATTCAATTGATCCTGACAGCGCCCAAAAACTGTTGCATTGCTTTAAAGAAATTGATTCTGTTCTTCAGATTTTTAATTTTGATAAAAAAACGAAATATTCAAATGCAATTCAAGATCTATTAAGAAAACGTGATTGCGCAAGAGAGCAAAATGACTGGGAACTGGCTGACAAGATTCGAGAACAGTTAACAGCGTTGGGCATCAGCATTCATGATAAAAAGGTGGAGCCATGA
- a CDS encoding UpxY family transcription antiterminator: protein MIEKSNWFALLTRSNFEQTVYTSIVKKKVEAFLPTTRKKSQRKDRKLMIKVPLFPGYIFVQSTFNAADQLNILKTIGAVRLLGNKSGPLPIPHSQIESLKILTSAKKDLITGSNIRMKKGDPVIILEGPMAGARGEFTHYKGKGRVIIKIEVLGQYAGVDIHEDNVEKLPDLLS from the coding sequence ATGATTGAAAAATCAAACTGGTTTGCCCTTCTGACAAGAAGTAACTTTGAGCAAACGGTGTACACGAGTATTGTAAAAAAAAAGGTTGAGGCTTTTTTACCAACAACAAGAAAAAAAAGCCAGCGCAAAGACCGAAAACTCATGATCAAAGTACCGCTTTTTCCGGGATATATTTTTGTACAATCAACATTTAATGCTGCCGACCAACTCAATATTTTAAAAACCATAGGAGCTGTAAGACTATTGGGCAACAAATCAGGACCATTGCCCATTCCCCATTCACAGATTGAATCCTTAAAAATCCTTACCAGCGCAAAGAAGGATCTTATCACCGGTTCCAATATCCGCATGAAAAAAGGCGACCCTGTGATAATTTTAGAAGGCCCCATGGCCGGGGCAAGGGGAGAATTTACACACTACAAGGGAAAAGGCCGTGTTATTATCAAAATAGAAGTTTTAGGACAGTATGCCGGTGTTGATATTCATGAAGACAATGTTGAGAAACTGCCTGACTTATTGTCATAA
- a CDS encoding 4Fe-4S binding protein, translating into MAFHPIVDQAKCVGCEECVDVCPVEVFEMQDEKSVPVNAEECMGCESCVEVCEEDAIVVEED; encoded by the coding sequence ATGGCATTTCATCCAATTGTTGACCAGGCAAAATGTGTTGGTTGCGAAGAATGTGTAGACGTATGTCCCGTAGAAGTTTTCGAAATGCAAGATGAAAAATCAGTTCCAGTCAATGCAGAAGAATGCATGGGCTGCGAAAGCTGCGTTGAAGTTTGTGAAGAAGATGCTATTGTAGTTGAAGAAGATTAG
- a CDS encoding HU family DNA-binding protein has translation MNKLELISALKDRADLTKSEASEIIKIFFDSLSESFIKGERVEIRGFCSFHIKEYKSYTGRNPKTGQKVTIPPKRLPFFKCGKELKERVDY, from the coding sequence ATGAATAAACTTGAATTAATTTCCGCATTAAAAGATAGAGCCGACCTTACAAAATCCGAAGCATCAGAAATTATTAAAATATTTTTTGACTCGCTTTCCGAGTCGTTTATAAAAGGTGAAAGGGTTGAAATAAGGGGTTTTTGCAGCTTTCATATAAAAGAGTACAAAAGCTATACCGGCAGAAATCCGAAAACCGGCCAAAAAGTCACCATACCTCCCAAAAGGCTGCCGTTTTTCAAATGCGGAAAAGAATTAAAGGAACGGGTAGATTATTAA
- a CDS encoding PSP1 domain-containing protein, with amino-acid sequence MIKVAGVKFKTAGKIYDFNSGAFVLKEGTRVIVETEQGLGFGKIAIPPVEVEAVEKKLKEIVRVATKEDFLQREEIKNLEKKAFSFCIKAINDLDLFMNLFSVESTFDKNKLTFFYTADGRIDFRELIKLLVKEFGIRIEMRQVGIRNLSKHCGGVGKCGRELCCSSFMHTFEPVSIKMAKEQGLSLNPTKISGVCGRLMCCLTFENETYKNLKRQMPKLGKRITVEEGQGKVIRQNVLKESITIRLEDNTEIEKTIRQLNNSKTGSTRQ; translated from the coding sequence ATGATTAAAGTTGCTGGTGTTAAATTTAAAACAGCAGGAAAAATATATGATTTCAACTCAGGTGCTTTTGTACTCAAAGAGGGCACCCGGGTTATTGTAGAAACCGAACAGGGTCTTGGATTCGGTAAAATTGCCATACCTCCCGTTGAAGTTGAAGCTGTTGAAAAAAAATTAAAAGAAATTGTCCGTGTTGCCACCAAAGAAGACTTCCTTCAAAGAGAAGAGATAAAAAACCTTGAAAAAAAAGCATTCTCTTTTTGTATTAAAGCCATCAATGATCTGGATCTGTTCATGAATCTGTTCAGTGTTGAAAGTACATTTGACAAAAACAAGTTGACCTTTTTCTATACTGCTGACGGCAGAATTGATTTCAGAGAACTGATTAAACTGCTGGTAAAAGAATTCGGCATTCGCATTGAAATGCGCCAGGTCGGCATTCGCAATCTGTCAAAACATTGCGGCGGTGTGGGAAAATGCGGACGAGAGCTTTGCTGCTCCTCTTTTATGCACACGTTTGAACCGGTTTCCATCAAAATGGCAAAAGAACAGGGACTGTCTTTGAATCCCACAAAAATTTCAGGGGTTTGCGGTCGGTTAATGTGCTGCCTGACCTTTGAAAATGAAACCTATAAAAACCTTAAGCGCCAGATGCCCAAACTTGGAAAAAGAATAACAGTGGAAGAAGGCCAGGGAAAAGTTATCCGGCAGAATGTTTTAAAAGAAAGTATCACCATTCGTTTAGAGGATAATACTGAAATAGAAAAAACCATACGGCAACTGAATAACTCAAAAACAGGATCTACCCGACAATGA
- a CDS encoding DNA polymerase III subunit, whose translation MSDFDQEQYQASVFLELTHIIQTNKIPNALLFSGNDNTGRKKAAFFFVKGCNCLANAPIACNACKSCLKIEAQSHPDVLCIDLQKDKKIISISQIREMGLTISSRPNEARFRMVLILNADLMNNQAQNALLKLLEEPPEKTFFILIANKTSLLLSTIISRCRKIKFKPLNDKLIEQYLINNFNIDRPFARIASRTADSDIKKAMMYSNLDDDENKTDWIKRRQWLINTLAGIITTETSDCISKTLMLSQKLSLNPDLMDDTIAIMKTFFRDLMIFKVHPKKIVNLDFFDTFADINRMVRSNKFLEWTKNLYETEKRLASNCSLRLTLDRFFLKIVTNKGNGVYD comes from the coding sequence ATGTCTGATTTTGATCAAGAGCAATATCAAGCAAGCGTCTTTCTTGAGTTAACACATATCATTCAGACAAACAAAATTCCAAATGCCCTTCTTTTCTCCGGCAATGATAATACCGGAAGAAAAAAAGCGGCATTTTTCTTTGTAAAGGGGTGCAATTGCCTGGCAAATGCACCAATTGCCTGCAACGCTTGCAAGTCCTGCCTCAAAATAGAGGCACAAAGCCACCCTGATGTCCTGTGTATTGACCTTCAAAAAGACAAAAAAATAATTTCCATATCCCAGATTCGTGAAATGGGCTTGACCATTTCTTCCAGGCCTAATGAAGCCAGATTCAGAATGGTATTGATTTTGAACGCGGATCTAATGAATAACCAGGCTCAGAACGCATTATTAAAACTGCTTGAAGAGCCGCCTGAAAAGACATTTTTTATCCTTATTGCCAACAAAACTTCATTGCTGCTTTCAACCATTATTTCCAGATGCCGTAAAATCAAGTTCAAACCATTGAACGACAAACTCATTGAGCAATATCTGATAAACAATTTTAATATTGACAGGCCTTTTGCCAGGATTGCATCAAGAACAGCCGATTCTGATATAAAAAAAGCCATGATGTATTCGAATCTGGATGATGATGAGAATAAAACAGACTGGATCAAAAGGCGGCAGTGGCTGATCAATACCCTGGCAGGCATCATTACAACAGAAACAAGCGACTGTATATCAAAAACTTTGATGCTGTCACAAAAATTAAGCCTTAATCCCGACCTTATGGATGACACGATAGCTATTATGAAAACCTTTTTCCGGGACTTAATGATTTTTAAGGTTCATCCAAAAAAAATAGTTAATCTTGATTTTTTTGACACTTTTGCAGATATTAACCGGATGGTAAGATCAAATAAATTTTTAGAATGGACTAAAAATCTGTATGAAACAGAAAAAAGGCTGGCCTCAAACTGTTCCCTGAGATTAACCTTGGATAGATTTTTCCTTAAAATTGTTACAAACAAAGGAAACGGTGTTTATGATTAA
- a CDS encoding LysM peptidoglycan-binding domain-containing protein — MRNQGTMTAAFAFTIWAVALCSTGFAGDDKKFIIGEDSGFYYTIQKGDTLWDLSEKFYNSQWDWPGLWEMNDNIKNPHQIYPGKKIRIFLKETPPIKPKIVTVRKTKEKKMPIKIETSFSLSGMDHIGFLRKKAQLSLGSIIKEKDDQLMMSANDIIYIKPSGKGPLVPGKIYQIFTTSDVKETINDKTFKAVKHLIKAKVKILERKKMYATGLITNAYEPVYKNDLIMEYYKRDSILTVEDDPGPIDARIICSEDNNIMINDYRIAFIDAGTKVKPGQIYSIFRKNKLTDNTLWSLKKKNDSIQLENLESGKLIVLHTENIASTVMILSSTYAIHTDDMVN; from the coding sequence ATGCGAAACCAGGGAACAATGACAGCAGCTTTTGCTTTCACCATTTGGGCAGTTGCTTTATGTTCGACAGGATTTGCTGGAGATGATAAAAAATTTATAATAGGCGAGGACTCAGGGTTTTATTATACCATACAAAAAGGAGATACCTTGTGGGATTTGTCTGAAAAATTTTATAATTCGCAATGGGACTGGCCAGGGCTTTGGGAGATGAATGATAACATAAAAAATCCCCACCAGATATACCCCGGAAAAAAAATAAGGATCTTTTTAAAGGAAACACCCCCAATTAAGCCAAAAATTGTAACGGTCCGGAAAACAAAAGAAAAAAAGATGCCCATCAAGATTGAAACCTCTTTTTCTCTTTCCGGAATGGATCATATAGGATTTCTCAGAAAAAAAGCACAACTGTCCCTTGGCAGCATTATCAAAGAAAAGGACGATCAGCTGATGATGTCGGCTAATGACATTATTTACATCAAACCATCAGGAAAAGGGCCACTGGTTCCAGGCAAAATCTACCAGATTTTCACGACCAGTGATGTTAAAGAAACAATCAACGACAAAACCTTTAAAGCAGTAAAACACCTGATCAAGGCAAAAGTAAAAATACTTGAACGTAAAAAAATGTATGCAACCGGGTTGATCACCAACGCATATGAGCCTGTCTATAAAAATGATTTGATCATGGAATATTATAAGCGCGATTCAATATTAACGGTTGAAGATGATCCTGGGCCCATTGATGCAAGAATTATCTGTTCCGAAGATAATAACATAATGATCAATGACTATCGGATTGCTTTTATTGATGCGGGCACAAAGGTTAAACCCGGACAGATTTACTCGATTTTCAGAAAAAACAAGCTGACAGATAATACCCTCTGGTCGCTGAAAAAAAAGAACGATTCAATTCAGCTTGAAAACCTGGAATCCGGAAAACTGATTGTGCTTCATACCGAGAATATTGCTTCAACAGTTATGATTTTATCTTCAACCTATGCCATTCACACTGATGATATGGTAAATTAA
- a CDS encoding HD domain-containing protein, with translation MKQIANLLFEARMLKDLARSGYAFLGSGKESIAEHSFITAFICFAMAKMDDDISCEKLVTMALIHDIAEARTGDFNYVEKKYSKVDEAKAVSHLIKHISFGNDIKNLIDEFNSGETKEAKLARDADQISLVLELKKLDDTGAKGLEKWFSDVLKRLETDMGKQMAQSIMETRWNEWWMNDGSE, from the coding sequence ATGAAACAGATTGCCAACTTATTGTTTGAGGCTCGAATGTTAAAGGATCTTGCTCGATCCGGATATGCTTTTCTAGGGTCGGGAAAAGAAAGTATTGCTGAACATAGCTTTATAACAGCTTTTATATGCTTTGCCATGGCTAAAATGGATGATGATATTAGTTGTGAGAAATTAGTGACCATGGCATTGATTCATGATATTGCAGAGGCGAGAACAGGTGATTTTAACTATGTGGAAAAAAAATATTCAAAGGTTGATGAGGCCAAGGCAGTTTCTCATTTGATAAAGCACATTTCTTTTGGTAATGATATAAAAAATCTTATTGATGAATTTAATTCAGGAGAAACAAAAGAGGCAAAATTAGCCAGGGACGCGGATCAGATATCTTTGGTTCTTGAATTGAAGAAGTTAGATGACACAGGAGCAAAAGGCCTTGAAAAATGGTTTTCAGATGTTCTCAAAAGACTTGAAACGGATATGGGCAAGCAAATGGCCCAAAGCATAATGGAAACCCGTTGGAATGAATGGTGGATGAATGATGGCTCCGAATAA
- a CDS encoding GspE/PulE family protein, with product MQNQTDKRFASQTICKILMAAKLISAQQARDLLKNENRVKNILIKQKTKQSDKDGSKGHIAAPVCFVDVILYMKIERKDQPSLIIDEDLIYQTLAQAWKVPYKKIDPLKLELNLVTGTISKSFAAKYLLLPLKVEEGKLIVATPDPFNYEAIKDVEMVSKLKVKTVVSSKSDIEKLINEFFGFQYSISAAADLFSTKGIDIGNLEQFVSLKSFDELPSTDQHIVNAVNHLFSYAFDQKASDIHIEPKRDICLIRMRIDGVLNTVYKLPKKLHNAVVSRIKTLSRLDMAEKRRPQDGRIKIEQHNKEVEIRVSTIPVAFGEKVVLRIMDPDVLFQDLEMLGFFKDDFERYKQLITRPFGIVLVTGPTGSGKSTTLYSSLKMLSSPEVNITTIEDPIEMIHEEFNQIAVQPMINVTFDSVLRNILRQDPDIIMVGEIRDLETAQAAVQAALTGHLVLSTLHTNDAASTIFRLLDLGIPPYLVHSSLNGIVAQRLVRKICPYCAQEVEMDAKDLAELGLNIKSKGMIRLKHGKGCVKCRNTGYKGRTGIYEIMPYTDALKRLTTSDVQLGSLRKKAIEEGLVLVRQNGIKKMLKGQTTYQEILRVTWEQV from the coding sequence ATGCAGAATCAAACAGACAAACGATTTGCTTCACAAACCATCTGCAAAATTCTTATGGCTGCCAAATTGATTTCAGCACAACAGGCCAGGGATCTTTTAAAGAATGAGAACAGGGTAAAAAATATTCTCATCAAACAGAAAACCAAACAATCTGATAAAGATGGATCAAAAGGGCATATAGCCGCCCCGGTTTGTTTTGTAGATGTTATTTTGTACATGAAAATAGAACGTAAGGATCAGCCATCCCTAATAATTGATGAAGATTTGATTTACCAAACCCTGGCACAAGCCTGGAAAGTACCCTATAAAAAAATTGATCCCTTGAAACTTGAACTGAATCTTGTGACAGGAACCATATCAAAATCATTTGCCGCAAAGTATTTGCTGCTGCCGTTAAAGGTCGAGGAGGGAAAGCTTATTGTCGCAACCCCTGATCCTTTTAATTATGAGGCCATCAAAGATGTCGAGATGGTGTCAAAGCTGAAAGTAAAGACTGTTGTCAGCTCAAAGTCGGATATTGAAAAACTGATCAATGAATTTTTTGGATTCCAGTATTCCATTTCTGCGGCAGCAGATCTTTTTTCAACAAAAGGGATTGATATCGGCAACCTTGAACAGTTTGTCAGTTTAAAATCCTTTGATGAGCTTCCCTCAACCGATCAGCATATTGTGAATGCAGTAAATCATTTATTTTCCTATGCCTTTGATCAAAAAGCCTCTGATATCCATATCGAACCCAAACGAGATATCTGCCTTATCAGGATGAGAATCGACGGGGTACTCAATACCGTATACAAGCTTCCCAAAAAGCTTCATAATGCCGTGGTCAGCAGGATTAAAACTCTTTCCAGGCTGGATATGGCTGAAAAAAGAAGGCCCCAGGACGGCCGGATTAAAATAGAGCAACACAACAAAGAGGTTGAAATCAGGGTTTCCACCATCCCGGTGGCGTTTGGTGAAAAAGTGGTGTTAAGAATCATGGATCCTGATGTTCTTTTTCAGGACCTGGAAATGCTGGGTTTTTTTAAAGATGATTTTGAAAGATACAAGCAGCTGATTACCCGGCCTTTTGGTATCGTTCTTGTAACAGGGCCAACAGGATCAGGCAAATCCACCACCCTTTATTCAAGCTTGAAAATGCTGTCTTCACCGGAGGTCAATATTACGACTATTGAAGACCCCATTGAAATGATACATGAGGAATTCAACCAGATTGCAGTGCAGCCGATGATTAATGTGACCTTTGATTCCGTCTTGAGAAATATACTTCGACAGGACCCTGATATTATAATGGTGGGTGAAATAAGAGATCTTGAAACAGCCCAGGCGGCAGTACAGGCTGCATTAACAGGTCACCTTGTTCTTTCCACGCTTCATACAAATGATGCGGCCTCCACCATTTTCAGGCTGCTTGATCTGGGGATTCCCCCTTATCTTGTTCATTCCTCATTAAATGGGATTGTGGCACAGCGGCTAGTGAGAAAGATCTGTCCATATTGTGCCCAGGAAGTTGAAATGGATGCAAAAGATCTTGCCGAACTTGGACTTAATATTAAATCCAAGGGTATGATCCGTCTCAAGCATGGCAAAGGGTGTGTAAAATGTCGGAACACCGGTTATAAGGGGCGCACGGGGATATATGAAATCATGCCGTATACGGACGCTTTAAAAAGGCTGACCACTTCTGATGTACAATTGGGAAGTCTGAGAAAAAAAGCTATTGAAGAAGGGCTTGTTCTTGTGCGTCAGAATGGTATTAAAAAAATGCTCAAGGGGCAGACCACATACCAGGAAATCCTGAGGGTCACCTGGGAACAGGTATAG